A window of Fragaria vesca subsp. vesca linkage group LG7, FraVesHawaii_1.0, whole genome shotgun sequence contains these coding sequences:
- the LOC101313652 gene encoding CDGSH iron-sulfur domain-containing protein 2A-like, protein MASIITTAGLALPGYTKSSVPGSSLGSTRATTFGTHRVAYSSGVDFGRRTKTVVRAEVQPLNPEIRKSEAKVVDSVVVTELAKPLTAYCRCWRSGTFPLCDGSHVKHNKAAGDNVGPLLLKKE, encoded by the exons ATGGCGTCCATTATCACCACCGCCGGTTTGGCTCTTCCCGGCTACACCAAATCTTCAGTCCCCGGTTCGAGTCTTGGAAGCACAAGAGCCACAACTTTCGGAACTCACCGCGTCGCCTACTCTTCCGGCGTTGATTTCGGCCGGAGGACGAAGACGGTGGTGAGGGCGGAGGTTCAGCCGCTTAACCCGGAGATTAGAAAGAGTGAGGCCAAGGTTGTGGACTCTGTTGTGGTCACTGAGCTTGCTAAGCCCCTTACTGCTTATTGCAG GTGTTGGAGGTCAGGGACTTTTCCGTTGTGCGATGGAAGCCATGTGAAGCACAATAAAGCTGCCGGTGACAATGTCGGGCCGTTGCTCTTGAAGAAGGAGTAA
- the LOC101309498 gene encoding cytochrome P450 704C1-like translates to MDFLSSLPLAKIAISLPVLVLLAVFLWPEKNKRYPPLAGTVLHQLINFHRVHHYMTELAYKYKTYRMLSLFRIIVYTADPANVEYVFKTNFANYSKGLYLHEILSDYMGDGIFAVDGDKWMHQRKASSSQFSTKVLRDFSSEIFKTNGLKLAGKIHQAANCSKSIDIQDLFMKSTLDSIVMILLGFDLDTLSGTNNEESIQFSNASDESNGATLYRVFDIFWKIKRFLNIGSEAMIKENIKVVDKFVYNLINRKIETLQNSEDDELPLKKSDFISRLIETRETDPKYLRDMVFNFIAAGKDTTTSALSWFIYMMCKHLDIQDKIAQEIREATGLNNTSSPDELAANLTKEALSKMQYLHAALNETLRLYPAVPMIARGCFSDDTWPDGHSVRKGELVIIQPYSMGRMKFIWGDDAEEFRPERWLDGNGNFKEESPFKFIAFNAGSRICLGRDYSYLQMKIFTAVLFSKYIFKLTHETKVVNYKTMITLEIDGGLHVHAFPRV, encoded by the exons ATGGATTTTCTTTCCAGCCTGCCTTTAGCTAAGATAGCAATAAGTTTACCGGTACTTGTTCTTTTAGCAGTATTTTTGTGGCCGGAGAAGAACAAGAGATACCCTCCTCTTGCCGGAACCGTCTTACACCAACTGATCAACTTCCACAGGGTGCACCATTACATGACTGAGCTTGCCTACAAATACAAAACTTACAGAATGCTTAGCTTGTTCAGAATTATTGTTTACACTGCAGATCCTGCAAATGTGGAATACGTGTTCAAAACAAACTTTGCGAACTATAGCAAG GGATTGTACCTGCATGAAATTCTGTCTGATTATATGGGAGATGGGATCTTTGCTGTGGATGGGGACAAATGGATGCATCAGAGGAAGGCATCAAGCTCTCAGTTCTCAACCAAAGTACTCAGGGACTTCAGCAGTGAAATCTTCAAAACAAATGGATTGAAACTGGCTGGCAAAATTCATCAAGCTGCAAACTGTAGCAAATCAATAGATATCCAA GATTTGTTTATGAAATCAACCTTGGATTCAATCGTCATGATTCTACTTGGTTTCGATCTAGACACCTTGTCTGGAACAAACAATGAAGAAAGTATCCAGTTTTCAAATGCTTCTGATGAATCAAATGGAGCTACCCTTTATCGTGTTTTTGATATCTTCTGGAAGATTAAACGGTTCTTGAACATTGGATCCGAAGCAATGATAAAAGAAAACATAAAAGTGGTGGATAAATTTGTATACAATCTAATCAACAGGAAGATTGAAACACTTCAAAATTCAGAAGATGATGAGTTACCT TTAAAGAAAAGTGACTTTATCTCTAGACTCATTGAAACTAGGGAGACTGATCCAAAGTACTTGAGAGACATGGTCTTCAATTTTATTGCTGCCGGCAAAGACACAACTACATCTGCTCTTTCATGGTTTATTTATATGATGTGCAAGCATCTTGATATACAAGATAAGATTGCACAGGAAATTAGAGAAGCAACAGGCCTGAATAATACTTCAAGCCCTGATGAACTTGCAGCCAACCTTACTAAAGAAGCCCTTAGCAAAATGCAATATCTCCATGCTGCTTTGAATGAGACACTCAGACTCTATCCTGCAGTTCCAATG ATAGCTAGGGGTTGTTTTTCTGATGATACTTGGCCAGATGGACATAGTGTGAGAAAAGGAGAACTAGTGATAATCCAACCTTATTCAATGGGCCGGATGAAGTTCATATGGGGCGATGATGCAGAAGAGTTCCGGCCAGAGAGATGGCTTGACGGAAATGGCAATTTCAAGGAAGAAAGCCCTTTCAAATTCATAGCCTTCAAT GCCGGTTCAAGAATTTGTCTGGGAAGGGATTATAGCTATCTCCAAATGAAGATATTCACTGCTGTGCTTTTCAGCAAATACATATTCAAGCTCACTCACGAGACAAAAGTGGTGAATTACAAGACGATGATCACGCTCGAAATCGATGGAGGTCTTCATGTTCATGCCTTTCCAAGAGTTTGA
- the LOC101314227 gene encoding cysteine and histidine-rich domain-containing protein RAR1-like — protein sequence MEGEPAALLKCQRIGCNATFSDDNNPEGSCQYHDAGPIFHDGIKEWSCCKKRSHDFSLFLELEGCKTGKHTTDKPVLAKPKPRTPVSVPVSAPTADASSKQSCARCRQGFFCSDHGSQAKEMNSKPVNVVTTPLTESITDDQGTSAPPKKITDINQPQTCKNKGCGQTFKEKDNHETACSYHPGPAVFHDRVRGWKCCDIHVKEFDEFVNIPPCTKGWHNADPVP from the exons ATGGAGGGCGAACCGGCAGCTCTGCTTAAATGCCAGCGAATCGGCTGCAACGCCACCTTTTCCGACGACAACAACCCCGAAGGCTCTTGCCAATACCACGATGCG GGA CCTATATTTCATGATGGGATTAAAGAGTGGAGTTGTTGCAAGAAGAGAAGTCATGATTTCAGCTTGTTTTTAGAATTAGAAGG ATGCAAGACTGGTAAACACACAACAGATAAACCAGTTTTGGCAAAGCCGAAACCTAGGACTCCGGTTTCCGTTCCTGTGTCAGCTCCTACAGCTGATGCATCATCAAAACAGTCCTGCGCTAGGTGTCGACAGGGTTTCTTCTGTTCAGATCACG GTTCACAAGCCAAAGAAATGAATTCAAAGCCTGTAAATGTAGTTACAACACCACTTACTGAAAGCATTACAGATGATCAAGGCACTTCTGCACCACCAAAAAAGATTACAGACATAAACCAGCCCCAAACTTGTAAAAATAAAGGTTGTGGTCAAACTTTTAAAGAGAAGGATAACCATGAGACGGCATGCAGTTACCACCCGGGCCCTGCTGTTTTCCATGACCGAGTGAGAGGG TGGAAGTGCTGTGACATTCATGTAAAGGAATTTGACGAGTTTGTGAACATCCCTCCATGTACCAAGGGTTGGCACAATGCTGACCCAGTCCCTTAA
- the LOC101309206 gene encoding cytochrome P450 704C1-like encodes MDFLTTLPIAPAATSLAVLVLLVVFLWPEKNKRYTPIAGTVLHQLINFHRVHHYMTELACKYKTFRMLGFLRTVVYTADPANVEYVYKTNFANYGKGVYLHDILSDSLGDGIFAVDGDKWLHQRKTSSSQFSTKVLRDFSSEIFKTNGLKLAGIIHQAANCNKSIDIQDLFMKSTLDSIVKILLGFDLDTLSGTNNDESIRFSNAADDSNGATLYRVFDIFWKIKRFLNIGSEAMIRENIKVVDQFIYKLINRKIETLQNSEDDELPVKKRDFISRLIETRETDPKYLRDMVLSFIAAGKDTTGSALSWFFYMMCKHPKIQEKIAQEVREATGLNNTSSADEVAAKLTEEALNKMQYLHAALTETLRLYPAVPMNSKVCFSDDTWPDGTSVNKGQGVMFLPYAMGRMAFIWGDDAKEFRPERWLDENGIFREENPFKFLAFNAGPRICLGKDYGYIQMKIFAAILLSSYIFTLDDKNDVLKYKTMITLYISNGLHVLASPRV; translated from the exons ATGGATTTTCTTACCACTCTGCCTATAGCTCCTGCAGCAACAAGTTTAGCGGTACTTGTTCTGTTAGTGGTGTTTTTGTGGCCGGAGAAGAACAAGAGATACACTCCTATAGCCGGAACTGTCTTACACCAACTGATCAACTTCCACAGGGTGCACCATTACATGACTGAGCTTGCATGCAAATACAAAACTTTCAGGATGCTTGGCTTCTTAAGAACTGTGGTTTACACTGCAGATCCTGCAAATGTGGAATATGTGTACAAAACAAACTTTGCTAACTATGGAAAG GGAGTGTACCTGCATGACATTCTGTCTGATTCTTTGGGCGATGGGATCTTCGCTGTGGATGGGGACAAATGGCTGCATCAGAGGAAGACATCAAGCTCTCAGTTCTCAACCAAAGTACTTAGGGACTTCAGCAGTGAAATCTTCAAAACAAACGGACTGAAACTTGCTGGCATAATTCATCAAGCTGCAAACTGTAACAAATCAATTGATATCCAA GATTTGTTTATGAAATCAACCTTGGATTCAATCGTCAAAATTCTACTTGGTTTCGATCTAGACACCTTGTCAGGAACAAACAATGATGAAAGTATCCGGTTTTCAAATGCTGCTGATGATTCAAATGGAGCTACCCTTTATCGTGTTTTTGATATCTTCTGGAAGATCAAACGGTTCTTGAACATTGGTTCAGAAGCAATGATAAGAGAAAATATAAAAGTGGTGGATCAATTTATATACAAACTAATCAACAGAAAGATTGAAACACTCCAAAATTCAGAAGATGATGAGCTACCT GTAAAGAAAAGAGACTTTATCTCTAGACTTATTGAAACTAGAGAGACTGATCCAAAGTACTTGAGAGACATGGTCCTTAGTTTTATTGCTGCTGGCAAAGACACAACTGGTTCTGCTCTTTCATGGTTTTTCTATATGATGTGCAAGCATCCCAAAATACAAGAAAAAATTGCACAGGAAGTTAGAGAAGCAACAGGTCTGAATAATACTTCAAGCGCTGATGAAGTTGCAGCCAAACTTACTGAAGAAGCCCTTAACAAAATGCAATACCTCCATGCAGCCTTGACCGAGACACTCAGACTCTATCCTGCAGTTCCAATG AATTCGAAGGTTTGTTTCTCTGATGATACCTGGCCAGATGGAACTAGTGTCAACAAAGGGCAAGGGGTAATGTTTCTACCTTATGCAATGGGCCGGATGGCGTTTATATGGGGAGATGATGCAAAAGAGTTCCGGCCAGAGAGATGGCTCGACGAAAATGGCATTTTCCGAGAAGAGAATCCTTTCAAATTCTTGGCCTTCAAT GCTGGACCAAGGATTTGTCTCGGAAAAGATTACGGTTATATCCAGATGAAAATATTTGCTGCCATACTTCTAAGCAGCTACATATTCACTCTCGATGACAAGAACGATGTTCTGAAATACAAGACAATGATCACGCTCTATATCAGTAATGGTCTTCATGTTCTTGCCTCTCCAAGAGTGTAA
- the LOC101313068 gene encoding cytochrome P450 704C1-like, translating into MDFLLSTPLPPIAISLAVMFLLGVIFLGKKQNKRYPPVAGTLFHQLKHRRKLHHYMTELACKYRTYRILGFFGYTVYTADPVNVEYVLKTNAANYGKGYYLHNILYDVLGDGIFSVDGDKWRHQRKASGSQFSTKVLRDFSGEIFKTNAVKLASRIHEAATCGKSIEMQVLFLQSTLDSIVKILLGIDLDTMSATNNENIRFANAVAYASGSIIYRVADVFWRIKRFLNIGTEAAIRRNMKVLDDFVYNLINIKIEKLRKSEEQYEQPLKRRDFISKLLEAKETDPKYLRDMVLSFIAAGKDTTTSALSWFIYMMCKHLDIQEKIAQEVREATGLNNTSSADEVAANLTEEALNKMQYLHAALTETLRLYPAVPMNARVCFSDDTWPDGHSVRKGEMIVYQPYSMGRMKYIWGDDAEEFRPERWLDGNGNFKEENPFKFITFSAGPRICLGKDYSYLQMKIFCAVLLTKYIFKLTDETKVVEYRTMVTLDIKRLHVHAFPRV; encoded by the exons ATGGATTTTCTTCTTTCCACTCCTTTACCTCCCATAGCAATAAGTTTAGCAGTCATGTTCCTTTTAGGAGTTATTTTTCTGGGGAAGAAGCAGAACAAGAGATACCCTCCAGTTGCCGGAACCCTCTTCCACCAACTGAAACACCGCCGCAAGTTGCACCATTATATGACAGAGCTTGCATGCAAGTACAGAACTTACAGGATACTTGGCTTTTTTGGATACACAGTCTACACGGCAGATCCTGTAAATGTCGAATATGTGCTCAAAACAAATGCTGCTAACTATGGCAAG GGATATTACCTGCATAACATTCTGTATGATGTGTTGGGCGATGGGATCTTTTCTGTGGATGGGGACAAATGGAGGCATCAGAGGAAGGCATCAGGCTCGCAATTCTCAACAAAAGTACTTAGAGACTTCAGCGGTGAAATCTTCAAGACCAATGCAGTCAAACTTGCTAGCAGAATTCATGAAGCTGCAACCTGCGGCAAATCAATAGAGATGCAA GTTTTGTTTTTGCAATCAACCTTGGATTCAATCGTCAAGATTCTACTTGGTATCGATCTAGATACCATGTCTGCAACAAACAATGAAAATATCCGGTTTGCCAATGCTGTTGCTTATGCAAGCGGATCTATCATTTATCGTGTTGCTGATGTCTTTTGGAGGATCAAACGGTTCTTAAACATTGGTACGGAAGCAGCGATAAGAAGAAATATGAAAGTGTTGGATGACTTTGTATACAATTTAATCAACATAAAGATTGAAAAACTCCGTAAGTCAGAAGAACAATACGAGCAACCT TTAAAGAGAAGAGACTTTATTTCCAAACTATTGGAAGCTAAAGAGACTGATCCAAAGTACTTGAGAGACATGGTCCTCAGTTTTATTGCTGCGGGCAAAGACACAACTACTTCTGCTCTTTCATGGTTTATTTATATGATGTGTAAGCATCTTGATATACAAGAGAAGATTGCACAGGAAGTTAGAGAAGCAACAGGTCTGAATAATACTTCAAGCGCTGATGAAGTTGCAGCCAACCTTACTGAAGAAGCCCTTAATAAAATGCAATACCTCCATGCAGCCTTGACCGAGACACTGAGACTCTATCCTGCAGTTCCAATG AATGCGAGGGTTTGTTTTTCTGATGATACCTGGCCAGATGGACATAGTGTGAGAAAAGGAGAAATGATCGTATACCAACCTTATTCAATGGGCCGGATGAAGTATATATGGGGTGATGATGCAGAAGAGTTCCGGCCAGAGAGATGGCTTGACGGAAATGGCAATTTCAAAGAAGAAAACCCTTTCAAATTCATAACCTTCAGT GCCGGTCCAAGAATTTGTCTGGGAAAGGATTATAGTTATCTGCAAATGAAGATATTCTGTGCTGTGCTTTTAACCAAGTACATATTCAAGCTCACTGACGAGACAAAAGTGGTGGAATACAGGACGATGGTCACGCTCGATATCAAGAGACTTCATGTTCATGCCTTTCCAAGAGTTTGA
- the LOC101313937 gene encoding K(+) efflux antiporter 5-like: MAKRKRGRFVGFGFCYCVVTLLIHARVSSAVRSDKEMRERFYGTTMINSSAPVNNDGTIAKMFDRVLEKEFSENDQPEGSDKSSFNSSVADQQAVLETVAKLTHEKGNKNDTQETNGTKSYQFQGVFSLENEDSEETTTLIDKKDNVFVMSNKKSKYPVLQVDLRLISDLVVIIVSAAIGGIVFSCLGQPVIVGYLLAGSLIGPGGLMFISEMVQVETVAQFGVVFLLFALGLEFSLAKLKVVGPVAVLGGLLQILTFMFLCGIIAALCGAGLSEGIFVGSFLSMSSTAVVVKFLAERNSNSSLHGQVTIGTLIFQDCAVGLLFALLPVLGGHSGVFQGMVSVGKLVLVLSLYLGASSVLCWSFVPRFLKLMMKLSSQTNELYQLAVVAFCLLSAWSSDKLGLSLELGSFVAGIMISTTDFAQHTLDQVEPIRNLFAALFLSSIGMLIHVHFLWSHVDILLASVILVIVVKTAVVTIVTKAFGYSFRTSFMVGVSLAQIGEFAFVLLSRASNLHLIEGKMYLLLLGTTALSLVTTPLMFRLTPAIMNLGVLMHWFPAEVPINIEEKVSMIEAHNRIL, encoded by the exons ATGGCGAAGAGAAAGCGAGGCCGGTTCGTCGGGTTCGGGTTCTGTTATTGCGTCGTGACGCTTTTGATTCACGCGAGGGTTTCGTCTGCGGTGAGATCCGATAAGGAAATGAGGGAGAGGTTCTACGGCACTACTATGATTAACTCCTCCGCGCCGGTGAATAACGACGGCACCATCGCCAAAATGTTCGATCGGGTTCTGGAGAAGGAGTTCTCCGAGAACGATCAGCCCGAAG GATCTGATAAAAGCAGCTTTAACAGTAGTGTGGCTGATCAGCAA GCGGTACTGGAGACTGTAGCTAAGCTCACTCATGAGAAGGGAAATAAAAATGATACTCAGGAGACTAA CGGCACAAAATCTTATCAGTTCCAAGGTGTTTTTTCCCTGGAGAATGAAGACTCTGAGGAAACAACAACCTTGATTGACAAAAAG GACAATGTGTTCGTTATGTCAAACAAGAAATCCAAGTATCCAGTACTTCAAGTAGATTTGAG GTTAATTTCTGATTTGGTGGTTATCATAGTTTCTGCTGCCATTGGAGGAATTGTGTTTTCTTGTTTGGGGCAACCG GTGATTGTGGGGTATCTCCTTGCGGGGTCTCTCATTGGTCCAGGGGGTCTCATGTTCATCAGTGAAATGGTACAG GTAGAAACCGTAGCACAATTTGGTGTTGTATTTCTTCTTTTTGCTCTAGGGTTGGAGTTTTCTTTGGCCAAG TTGAAAGTTGTGGGGCCGGTAGCTGTTCTTGGAGGGCTTCTTCAAATCTTAACATTTATGTTCTTGTGTGGCATAATTGCTGCG CTATGTGGAGCTGGGTTGTCTGAGGGAATTTTTGTTGGCTCCTTCCTATCAATGTCATCAACAGCAGTA GTGGTGAAATTTCTAGCAGAAAGGAATAGTAATAGTTCTCTTCATGGTCAAGTTACAATTGGGACGCTAATTTTCCAG GATTGTGCTGTTGGTTTACTGTTTGCTTTGCTCCCAGTTTTGGGCGGTCATAGTGGTGTTTTCCAAGGGATGGTTTCAGTGGGGAAGCT GGTGCTAGTCTTGTCATTATATCTTGGCGCTTCATCTGTATTGTGTTGGTCGTTTGTTCCTCGCTTTCTGAAACTGATGATGAAGTTGTCCTCTCAA ACAAATGAGCTTTATCAGCTGGCTGTTGTGGCTTTCTGCTTGTTATCTGCTTGG AGCAGTGATAAGTTGGGTCTTAGCCTTGAGTTGGGTTCATTTGTGGCTGGAATTATGATATCAACCACTGACTTTGCACAACATACTCTAGATCAG GTGGAGCCGATTCGTAACCTATTTGCAGCTCTCTTCCTTTCAAGCATTGGAATGCTCATACATGTACACTTCCTGTGGAGCCATGTGGACATTCTTCTAGCATCTGTGATTCTAGTTATAGTTGTAAAAACTGCTGTTGTTACTATAGTTACTAAGGCCTTTGGATACAGCTTCAGGACATCATTTATG GTTGGAGTGTCACTTGCTCAAATCGGAGAATTTGCTTTTGTCCTTTTAAGCCGGGCCTCAAATCTTCATCTAATTGAG GGGAAGATGTACCTGCTTCTTCTCGGAACAACAGCCCTTAGCCTG GTCACAACTCCTCTCATGTTTAGATTGACTCCTGCCATAATGAATTTGGGAGTTCTCATGCACTGGTTTCCTGCTGAAGTCCCCATAAATATCGAG GAGAAAGTTTCGATGATTGAAGCACACAACAGAATATTGTGA
- the LOC101313361 gene encoding cytochrome P450 704C1-like, whose amino-acid sequence MFLLGVIFMQKKNKRYPPVAGTLFHQLKYRRKLHHYMTELACKYRTYRMLGFFRYTVYTADPVNVEYVLKTNVANYGKGYYLHSILYDVLGDGIFSVDGDKWRHQRKASSSQFSTKVLRDFSSEIFKTNAVKLASIIHEAATCGKSIEMQVLFLQSTLDSIVKILLGIDLDTMSATNNEGIRFANALAYASGSIIYRVGDVFWRIKRFLNIGTEAAIRKNMKVLDDFIYNLIDIKIEKLHKSEEQYEQPLKRRDFISKLLEAKETDPKYLRDMVFSFIAAGKDTTTSALSWFIYMMCKHLDIQDKIAQEVREATGLNITSSADEVAANLTEEALSKMQYLHAVLYETLRLYPTVPMNARVCFSDDTWPDGHSVRKGEMIVYQPYSMGRMKHIWGDDAEEFRPERWLDGNGNFKEESPFKFIAFNAGPRICLGKDYSYLQMKIFCAVLLTKYIFKLTDETKVVEYRTMVTLDIKRLHVHAFLRV is encoded by the exons ATGTTCCTTTTAGGAGTAATATTTATGCAAAAGAAGAACAAGAGATACCCTCCAGTTGCCGGAACCCTCTTCCACCAACTGAAATACCGCCGCAAGTTGCACCATTATATGACAGAGCTTGCATGCAAGTACAGAACTTACAGGATGCTTGGCTTTTTTAGATACACAGTCTACACGGCAGATCCTGTAAATGTCGAATACGTGCTCAAAACAAATGTTGCTAACTATGGCAAG GGATATTACCTGCATAGCATTCTGTATGATGTGTTGGGCGATGGGATCTTTTCTGTGGATGGGGACAAATGGAGGCATCAGAGGAAGGCATCAAGCTCGCAATTCTCAACCAAAGTACTTAGAGACTTCAGCAGTGAAATCTTCAAGACCAATGCAGTCAAACTTGCTAGCATAATTCATGAAGCTGCAACCTGCGGCAAATCAATAGAGATGCAA GTTTTGTTTTTGCAATCGACCTTGGATTCAATCGTCAAGATTCTACTTGGTATCGATCTAGATACCATGTCTGCAACAAACAATGAAGGTATCCGGTTTGCCAATGCTCTTGCTTATGCAAGCGGATCTATCATTTATCGTGTTGGTGATGTCTTTTGGAGGATCAAACGGTTCTTAAACATTGGTACGGAAGCAGCGATAAGAAAAAATATGAAAGTGTTGGATGACTTTATATACAATTTAATCGACATAAAGATTGAAAAACTCCATAAGTCAGAAGAACAATACGAGCAACCT TTGAAGAGAAGAGACTTTATCTCCAAACTATTGGAAGCTAAAGAGACTGATCCAAAATACTTGAGAGACATGGTCTTCAGTTTTATTGCTGCGGGCAAAGACACAACTACTTCTGCTCTTTCATGGTTTATTTATATGATGTGTAAGCATCTTGATATACAAGATAAGATTGCACAGGAAGTTAGAGAAGCAACAGGTCTGAATATTACTTCAAGCGCTGATGAAGTTGCAGCCAACCTTACTGAAGAAGCCCTTAGCAAAATGCAATATCTCCATGCTGTTTTGTATGAGACACTCAGACTTTATCCTACAGTTCCAATG AATGCGAGGGTTTGTTTTTCGGATGATACCTGGCCAGATGGACATAGTGTGAGAAAAGGAGAAATGATCGTATACCAACCTTATTCAATGGGCCGGATGAAGCATATATGGGGTGATGATGCAGAAGAGTTCCGGCCAGAGAGATGGCTTGACGGAAATGGCAATTTCAAAGAAGAAAGCCCTTTCAAATTCATAGCCTTCAAT GCCGGTCCAAGAATTTGTCTAGGAAAGGATTATAGTTATCTGCAAATGAAGATATTCTGTGCTGTGCTTTTAACCAAGTACATATTCAAGCTCACTGACGAGACAAAAGTGGTGGAATACAGGACGATGGTCACGCTCGATATCAAGAGACTTCATGTTCATGCCTTTCTAAGAGTTTGA